In Aegilops tauschii subsp. strangulata cultivar AL8/78 chromosome 3, Aet v6.0, whole genome shotgun sequence, one genomic interval encodes:
- the LOC109739591 gene encoding putative disease resistance RPP13-like protein 3, whose protein sequence is MASASITFVLNRLGELAVKEAALLSGVGDDIRLLRDKLEWLQTFIQDADQERREGANQYVGLWVRQTRDVAHEVEDVLDEFLRRLDHDTLRQGVPAWRRWLRLAASCTTQVSVRHDLRERMDGIKNRLKEISDNVDKYKIRTFRPSAPGASSSAHNSTINTVPAWDEGSEVVGFKDERAELQRYLLAGDDTSRSVMSLVGESGTGKSTLAWEVYDSPIIRKHFDVRAWINVPPQIRDDDILYFIYKRLCPESEACEQKNSITEKVHKALSLYLKNKRYLVMLDGLVNFSNWHSILHSLPQNEKGSRVMVITRLEDKEAAYANPKVSTLKIGKLDKKDSSSLFRRRVFGANNQFKEKILGSKISEPNVNMEKACENMFKITHGLPLAIVVLAGLLRTKSISEWEEVLKKLESDNEPKQVKRILALSFDDLPSRLKSCFLYFAGVPENLIYNARRLVRLWAAEGFLKPKKGKTMEDIGQNYLKELISREMIRLVKRDMNGGVWLVAIHDRLHAFAQAEAHEASFLEAHDNADLLAPGAVRRLHLQNYTETYIPMGTAFPKMRSILGDFAEERSQNGKRSLSSKVRAHGQLKKQGNNSDLRYHALRFLPASKFLRVIDLRGLRIKKVPGAIGDMIHVRYLGLRSRSLTKLPSSIARLINLQTLDIKRTEVKKVTRAFWEIPTLRHVVANMLGLPKSAGVLNNMQTLTGLLCSDRLGNDIKPLQNMVYLRNLQISGLDNRHWEALREVFKKLESLMYLQLAGKDIPLELFTKFTLRRLQILELLGKIDKSSVNEEDQYTLPNVTRLVLKLSLADQKFIDKIGELPSLMELVLSEDSYCEENLLFSDKGFNNVTSLVMANLTMVKKWTIRPMSIPKVQKIVLSGCPNMEIKLEGKEGEESLEGLMADLKEVVVCNMLQEGSIIVKPANSAFEEKINHVAIKTKSEDITGATQRDGRWRAGMIAGNMYQN, encoded by the exons ATGGCGTCTGCTTCGATCACGTTCGTGCTGAACCGGCTGGGGGAGCTGGCGGTGAAGGAGGCGGCGCTGCTGAGCGGCGTGGGCGACGACATCCGGCTGCTCCGGGACAAGCTCGAGTGGCTGCAGACCTTCATCCAGGACGCCGACCAGGAGCGGCGCGAGGGCGCCAACCAGTACGTGGGTCTCTGGGTCCGCCAGACCCGCGATGTGGCGCACGAGGTGGAGGACGTCCTCGACGAGTTCCTCCGCCGCCTCGACCACGACACGCTGCGGCAGGGGGTCCCCGCCTGGAGGAGGTGGCTCAGACTCGCCGCCTCCTGCACCACCCAGGTCTCCGTCCGCCATGACCTCCGGGAGCGGATGGACGGCATCAAGAACAGGCTCAAGGAGATCTCTGACAACGTCGACAAGTACAAGATCAGGACGTTCCGCCCCTCCGCCCCCGGCGCTTCTTCGTCGGCCCACAATTCTACCATCAACACCGTCCCCGCATG GGATGAGGGGAGCGAAGTGGTTGGCTTTAAAGATGAACGTGCAGAGCTGCAACGTTATCTTCTCGCTGGTGATGATACTAGCAGATCTGTCATGTCACTAGTTGGGGAGAGTGGCACTGGCAAATCCACACTTGCATGGGAAGTGTATGACAGTCCTATTATCCGGAAGCATTTTGATGTCCGAGCCTGGATCAATGTCCCACCACAAATAAGAGATGATGACATCTTGTACTTCATCTACAAGCGTTTGTGTCCCGAGAGTGAGGCCTGTGAACAAAAAAATTCGATCACAGAAAAAGTTCATAAAGCCCTCTCGCTGTACCTGAAGAATAAACGCTACCTGGTGATGCTTGATGGCCTGGTCAATTTCAGCAACTGGCACTCCATACTCCATAGCCTACCACAGAATGAGAAAGGCAGTAGAGTGATGGTCATCACTCGCCTGGAGGACAAAGAAGCTGCATATGCTAACCCAAAAGTTAGCACCCTCAAGATAGGCAAGCTCGACAAAAAAGATAGCTCATCGCTATTTCGTCGCAGAGTCTTTGGGGCCAACAACCAATTTAAAGAGAAGATCCTTGGCAGCAAAATCTCAGAACCCAATGTAAATATGGAGAAGGCATGCGAGAACATGTTCAAGATAACCCACGGACTACCCTTGGCCATTGTGGTGCTGGCTGGGCTTCTTCGGACAAAGAGCATATCAGAGTGGGAAGAGGTGTTGAAGAAGCTCGAGTCGGATAATGAGCCAAAGCAAGTGAAAAGGATCTTGGCTTTGAGCTTTGATGATCTCCCAAGTCGGCTCAAGTCTTGCTTCCTATATTTTGCAGGAGTGCCAGAGAACCTGATCTACAATGCGAGACGCCTCGTGCGGCTATGGGCCGCCGAGGGGTTTCTGAAGCCAAAGAAGGGGAAAACCATGGAGGACATTGGTCAGAACTACCTGAAGGAGCTGATCTCAAGGGAGATGATCCGCCTGGTGAAGAGGGACATGAATGGAGGTGTTTGGCTTGTTGCTATCCATGACCGTCTCCATGCTTTTGCACAGGCAGAAGCACATGAGGCGAGTTTCCTTGAGGCACATGACAATGCTGATCTCCTTGCACCCGGTGCAGTTCGCCGTCTGCACCTCCAGAACTACACAGAGACATATATACCAATGGGCACCGCATTCCCTAAGATGCGGTCCATCTTGGGTGATTTTGCTGAGGAAAGATCACAGAATGGGAAACGATCGCTTAGCTCCAAAGTAAGAGCGCATGGCCAATTGAAGAAGCAAGGTAACAATAGTGATTTACGCTACCATGCTCTCCGTTTTCTGCCGGCATCCAAGTTCCTCCGTGTAATTGATCTCCGGGGGTTAAGGATAAAAAAGGTGCCTGGTGCAATTGGGGATATGATCCATGTAAGGTACCTAGGGCTCCGGAGTCGCTCCCTTACCAAACTCCCTTCCTCCATTGCTCGTCTCATCAACCTTCAGACACTTGACATAAAGAGAACTGAGGTGAAGAAGGTGACACGAGCATTCTGGGAGATTCCGACGCTGCGGCATGTTGTGGCCAACATGCTAGGACTGCCAAAGTCAGCTGGGGTGCTCAACAACATGCAAACACTCACAGGCTTGCTTTGCTCTGATCGTTTAGGCAACGACATCAAGCCTTTACAAAACATGGTTTATCTTCGCAACTTGCAGATTTCAGGTCTGGATAACCGGCACTGGGAAGCACTTAGAGAAGTGTTCAAGAAGCTTGAGTCACTCATGTACCTGCAGCTTGCTGGGAAAGATATTCCACTCGAACTCTTCACGAAATTCACACTGCGCCGCCTGCAGATCCTAGAGCTGCTCGGGAAAATCGACAAATCAAGTGTTAATGAGGAGGACCAGTACACACTACCCAATGTCACTAGGCTAGTGCTCAAGCTATCATTGGCAGATCAGAAGTTCATTGACAAGATAGGTGAGCTGCCAAGCCTCATGGAGCTAGTATTGTCCGAAGATTCCTACTGTGAAGAAAATCTCTTGTTTTCTGATAAAGGATTCAACAATGTCACAAGCTTGGTGATGGCCAACCTAACAATGGTGAAAAAGTGGACAATACGACCCATGTCCATTCCGAAGGTTCAAAAGATCGTTCTATCTGGTTGCCCCAACATGGAGATCAAGCTtgaagggaaagaaggggaagaAAGCCTAGAAGGTTTGATGGCAGATCTCAAGGAAGTAGTGGTCTGCAACATGCTGCAAGAGGGCTCCATCATCGTCAAGCCTGCAAATTCTGCCTTTGAGGAGAAGATCAACCATGTGGCCATCAAAACGAAGAGTGAAGACATAACAGGTGCAACGCAACGAGATGGAAGGTGGAGGGCAGGTATGATAGCTGGCAACATGTACCAGAACTAG